The Acidobacteriota bacterium genome includes the window ATCTCCGGTACGCCGGCCGCGCCGGCGGCGGCCGGACGCTGGGCGTGGGGGTCGGGCGCGGGGAGGACCACCGGGCCGGCCGGCCGGGGCGGCCGGCCGCGCTCGAGGACTCGGCGGGCGTGCTCCAGGACGCGGTTGGCGTCGATGGACGGGAACCGGTCGACCGCGTCGCGCTCCGTCGGCCGCTCCGGGGCGAGGACGACATGCCCTTCGCCGAGCGGAGCGTTCAGGACCGGGTCGGTGGGGCCGAACAGCGCGATCACCGGCACCCCCGCCGCCCACGCCAGATGCATCGGACCGGTGTCCCCCGCGATCATCAGATCGCCGGCGGCGATGAGGGCGGCGAGGGCGCGCAGGGGAAGACCCAGGGGAAGGGCGACACCCGGCCCCGCCCGGGCGACGAGGCTCCTCGCCTCGTCCTCCTCTCCGGGGCCTGCGACCACCACCGGCGTCGCGCCGGAGTCCCGGAGCCCCCGTGCGATCTCGCACCAGCGGCGCAGGGGGTAGCGCTTCCAGGCCTGCCTCCGGCTGCTGAACGGTGCGATCAGCACGGCGCGCCGGCCGTTCGCCAGCCGGTCGAGCCTGCGGCGGCCTTCCGCCAGCTCCTCCTCGGTCAGTCCGAGGTCGATCTCCAGCGGCCCGCCGAGGGCACCGGCCGCCCGGGCGAGCGCGACGGCCCGGTAGACGCGG containing:
- a CDS encoding lipopolysaccharide heptosyltransferase family protein gives rise to the protein MKILVSRLGALGDVVRTLPAVRLLRRTWPSARIGWVVEPPAAPLVAGHPDVDETIVFPRAEIAAAARRGPVAFCRAVRRVVSELRGFRPDLALDFQSSVKSGLCCLLSGAPSRVGFGRGADREASRLFATLRVPLEQPRINRVYRAVALARAAGALGGPLEIDLGLTEEELAEGRRRLDRLANGRRAVLIAPFSSRRQAWKRYPLRRWCEIARGLRDSGATPVVVAGPGEEDEARSLVARAGPGVALPLGLPLRALAALIAAGDLMIAGDTGPMHLAWAAGVPVIALFGPTDPVLNAPLGEGHVVLAPERPTERDAVDRFPSIDANRVLEHARRVLERGRPPRPAGPVVLPAPDPHAQRPAAAGAAGVPEIQI